A genomic stretch from Caballeronia sp. LZ062 includes:
- a CDS encoding Hsp70 family protein yields the protein MSDFNEQNTPRYSIGVDLGTTHCALSYVDLSSSDGEKTAQGVLSIAQLTAPGAAEERDLLPSFLYLPHPNELAPGDLTLPWTQERPFIVGELARSRGAGTPIRLVSSAKSWLCHPGVDRRAAILPADAPEEVERVSPLESSVRYLTHLREAWNHAHPDAPFDQQDVTVTIPASFDPAARELTAEAAAAAGYARMTLLEEPQAALYSWIQKSGGGWRKQVKVGDVILVVDVGGGTTDLSLIAVVEREGNLELHRVAVGEHILLGGDNMDLALAHVVARKLASQGTQPDPWQLRALTYACRSAKETLLSDPTTDAVPLVVPSRGSKLIGGSLRTELTRAELTQILLEGFFPQVDASARPVARARVGLTQLGLPYAQDAAVTRHLAAFLGRQVNALAEVEGIQHDVPPGATLLHPTAVLFNGGVFKSHLLVERVMTTLNAWLSVENAPPARLLEGADLDLAVARGAAYYGYVRRGKGVRIRGGTARAYYVAVESAMPAVPGLEPPVSALCVAPFGMEEGTEAALPAQEFGLVVGEPVHFRFFGSSVRRQDQVGTLLDYWQPDELQELEEIEASLPSEGRTPGEVVPVKLHARVTEAGTLELEAVPRGSAERWKVEFDVRGSANADHGAGL from the coding sequence ATGAGCGACTTCAACGAACAAAACACGCCGCGCTATTCGATCGGCGTCGATCTCGGCACCACGCATTGCGCGCTGTCGTACGTGGACCTGTCTTCGAGCGATGGCGAAAAGACCGCGCAGGGCGTGCTGTCCATCGCGCAACTGACCGCGCCGGGCGCCGCCGAAGAGCGCGACCTGCTGCCGTCGTTTCTCTACTTGCCGCATCCGAACGAACTCGCGCCCGGCGATTTGACGCTGCCGTGGACGCAGGAGCGGCCGTTTATCGTCGGCGAACTGGCGCGCAGCCGTGGCGCGGGCACGCCCATCCGGCTCGTGTCGAGCGCGAAAAGCTGGCTGTGTCATCCGGGCGTCGACCGGCGCGCCGCGATTCTCCCGGCCGACGCGCCCGAGGAAGTCGAGCGCGTGTCGCCGCTGGAAAGCTCGGTGCGCTATCTGACGCATTTGCGCGAAGCCTGGAACCACGCGCATCCGGACGCGCCGTTCGATCAGCAGGACGTCACCGTGACGATTCCTGCCTCCTTCGATCCCGCCGCGCGCGAACTCACCGCCGAAGCGGCGGCCGCAGCGGGCTACGCGCGCATGACGCTTCTCGAAGAACCGCAGGCCGCGCTCTATAGCTGGATTCAAAAGTCGGGCGGCGGCTGGCGCAAGCAGGTCAAGGTGGGCGACGTCATTCTCGTCGTCGATGTCGGCGGCGGCACGACGGACTTGTCGCTGATCGCCGTGGTCGAGCGCGAAGGCAATCTGGAACTGCATCGCGTGGCGGTCGGCGAGCACATTCTGCTCGGCGGCGACAACATGGATCTGGCGCTCGCGCATGTCGTCGCGCGCAAGCTCGCAAGTCAGGGCACGCAGCCCGATCCGTGGCAGTTGCGCGCGCTGACCTACGCGTGCCGCTCGGCGAAGGAGACGCTGCTCTCCGATCCGACTACCGATGCGGTGCCGCTCGTCGTGCCGAGCCGCGGTTCGAAGCTGATCGGCGGGTCGCTGCGCACCGAACTCACGCGCGCCGAACTCACGCAGATTCTGCTCGAAGGCTTCTTCCCGCAAGTCGATGCGTCCGCCCGTCCTGTTGCGCGCGCTCGCGTCGGTCTCACGCAACTCGGCCTGCCGTACGCGCAGGACGCGGCCGTCACGCGTCATCTCGCCGCGTTCCTTGGCCGCCAGGTGAACGCGCTCGCCGAAGTGGAAGGCATTCAGCACGACGTGCCGCCCGGCGCGACGCTGTTGCACCCGACCGCCGTGCTGTTCAACGGCGGCGTGTTCAAGTCGCATTTGCTGGTCGAACGCGTGATGACGACGCTCAACGCCTGGCTTTCCGTCGAAAATGCGCCGCCCGCCCGCCTGCTGGAGGGCGCGGATCTCGATCTCGCGGTGGCACGAGGCGCGGCGTATTACGGCTACGTGCGGCGCGGCAAGGGTGTGCGGATTCGCGGCGGCACGGCGCGGGCGTACTACGTGGCGGTCGAATCGGCGATGCCGGCCGTGCCCGGGCTCGAGCCGCCCGTATCGGCGCTCTGCGTCGCGCCGTTCGGCATGGAGGAAGGCACCGAGGCGGCGTTGCCCGCGCAGGAGTTCGGGCTGGTCGTCGGCGAGCCGGTGCATTTCCGCTTTTTCGGCTCGTCGGTGCGCAGGCAGGATCAGGTCGGCACGCTGCTCGACTACTGGCAACCGGACGAGTTGCAGGAACTGGAAGAAATCGAGGCATCGCTGCCTTCCGAGGGACGCACCCCGGGCGAAGTGGTGCCGGTCAAGCTGCACGCGCGCGTGACGGAAGCGGGCACGCTCGAACTCGAAGCGGTCCCGCGCGGCTCGGCGGAACGCTGGAAAGTCGAGTTCGACGTGCGCGGCAGCGCGAACGCGGACCACGGCGCGGGCCTGTAA
- a CDS encoding ANTAR domain-containing protein, producing the protein MLRVLLVTDTDKPIGDLRDQLARMGYEMLAEVAAPAKLHAAVESQKPDVVIIDTESPSRDTLEQLAVMNQAAPRPVLMFSNDADQQFIRAAVGAGVTAYSVEGLAPERLAPIIDVALARFAHEARLRLRLEQVENELAERKVIDRAKRLLMERRGMSENDAYATLRKRAMDQGMKVAEIARQLVSVADLLG; encoded by the coding sequence GACACCGACAAGCCCATCGGCGATCTTCGCGATCAGCTCGCGCGCATGGGCTATGAGATGCTCGCCGAAGTGGCCGCGCCGGCCAAGCTGCATGCGGCCGTCGAGAGTCAGAAGCCCGATGTCGTCATCATCGACACGGAGTCGCCGTCGCGCGACACGCTGGAACAGCTCGCCGTGATGAATCAGGCCGCGCCGCGCCCGGTGCTCATGTTCAGCAACGACGCCGACCAGCAGTTCATCCGCGCGGCCGTCGGTGCGGGCGTGACGGCGTATTCGGTCGAGGGGCTCGCGCCGGAACGGCTCGCGCCGATCATCGATGTCGCGCTCGCGCGCTTCGCTCACGAGGCGCGATTGCGGCTGCGGCTCGAACAAGTCGAAAACGAACTCGCGGAACGCAAAGTGATCGACCGCGCGAAGCGTCTGCTGATGGAACGGCGCGGCATGTCGGAGAACGACGCTTACGCCACGCTGCGCAAACGCGCGATGGATCAGGGCATGAAAGTCGCTGAAATCGCGCGTCAGCTTGTTTCCGTGGCCGATCTGCTCGGTTAG
- a CDS encoding Hsp70 family protein — translation MSARKKKPSAPSGARYRVGIDLGTSNTVVAYAEAGSNDIRVFAVEQLVGPGEVAAQPLLPSLRYHPAPGELAPGDVQLPWSPASGTEPPAVVGRLARHLGAQVPGRLVSSAKSWLSHASVDRVAPILPWGAGDDVAKVSPVAASASYLAHVRAAWNQQFPDAPLEAQDIVLTVPASFDEGARALTVEAARMAGLHALRLLEEPQAAFYDWLFHH, via the coding sequence GTGTCCGCGCGCAAGAAAAAGCCGTCGGCACCGTCGGGCGCGCGGTATCGCGTCGGCATCGATCTGGGGACGAGCAATACCGTCGTCGCCTATGCCGAGGCCGGTTCGAACGACATTCGCGTGTTTGCGGTCGAGCAACTCGTCGGTCCCGGCGAAGTGGCCGCGCAGCCGCTTCTGCCGTCGCTGCGGTATCACCCGGCGCCGGGCGAGCTTGCACCCGGCGACGTGCAGTTGCCGTGGTCGCCGGCTTCCGGGACCGAGCCGCCAGCGGTCGTCGGCCGCCTCGCTCGCCATCTCGGCGCGCAGGTGCCCGGGCGGCTCGTGTCGAGCGCGAAGAGCTGGCTTTCGCACGCATCGGTGGATCGCGTCGCGCCCATCCTGCCGTGGGGCGCGGGCGACGACGTCGCGAAAGTGTCGCCCGTCGCCGCGAGCGCGAGCTATCTCGCCCACGTGCGCGCCGCGTGGAACCAGCAGTTCCCCGACGCGCCGCTCGAAGCACAGGACATCGTGCTTACCGTTCCCGCGTCCTTCGATGAAGGCGCGCGCGCCCTCACGGTCGAAGCGGCGCGCATGGCGGGTCTTCACGCGCTGCGGCTGCTCGAAGAACCGCAGGCGGCGTTCTACGACTGGCTGTTTCACCAC
- a CDS encoding DUF2760 domain-containing protein: MTDMNPSFFGRLSIAFGAFFGILGNGAFAGRVQRLREAPEAPEAPIKTPAPAAAPVAPATPAPSPLKEASPVAALQLLGLLQRDARFIDFVEEDIVNYSDADIGAAARLVHDGCRAVLREHFTIKPVRTEAEGSRITLQDGFDASAVRLTGNVVGKPPFNGSISHRGWKVEETRLPKLAQTHDASIVAPAEVEL; encoded by the coding sequence ATGACCGACATGAATCCATCTTTCTTCGGCAGGCTGTCGATAGCCTTCGGCGCCTTCTTCGGCATTCTCGGCAACGGCGCATTCGCCGGCCGCGTGCAGCGTCTGCGCGAAGCACCCGAAGCGCCGGAAGCGCCCATTAAAACGCCGGCGCCCGCCGCCGCTCCCGTTGCGCCGGCAACACCGGCACCGTCGCCGCTCAAGGAAGCGAGCCCGGTCGCCGCACTGCAGTTGCTCGGTCTGTTGCAACGCGACGCGCGCTTCATCGATTTCGTCGAAGAGGACATCGTCAATTACAGCGACGCCGACATCGGCGCGGCCGCGCGCCTCGTGCACGACGGCTGCCGCGCCGTGCTGCGCGAGCACTTCACCATCAAGCCGGTCCGCACCGAAGCCGAAGGCAGCCGCATCACGCTGCAAGACGGCTTCGACGCGAGCGCCGTGCGGCTCACCGGCAACGTCGTCGGCAAGCCGCCGTTCAACGGCAGCATCAGCCATCGTGGATGGAAGGTCGAGGAAACGCGCCTGCCGAAGCTCGCACAGACGCATGATGCGAGCATCGTCGCGCCGGCCGAGGTGGAGCTATGA
- a CDS encoding CmpA/NrtA family ABC transporter substrate-binding protein — MNSLESASSATPAPERTHLRLGFVALSDAAPLAAAALREMGQRHGIEIELCRQPSWAAVRDKLLSGEIDAAHALYGLVYGVQLGIGGPQADMAVLMVLNRNGQAITLSNPIADAIRQGARVKDALASLGRMPVIAQTFPTGTHAMWLYYWLAANGVHPLRDVRSVVIPPPRMAEALAEGTLDGFCAGEPWHAVAEARGAGRTVVHTSEIWPDHPEKVLACRRDFVALYPNTARALVRTMLDACAWVDTREHRAEIAQALASSDLLGVPRELIEARLGMHDGTAPVRFFDDGAVNYPRSSDGLWFITQYRRWGMLTAESDDAAVAAAVNQTALYREAADASGVPIPAERQAATLCDGRVWDGSDAVAYVAAFDVKARGGAQHAVDGGFGQNREAEPR, encoded by the coding sequence ATGAATTCGCTCGAATCCGCTTCATCCGCCACGCCCGCGCCCGAACGCACGCATCTGCGGCTCGGCTTCGTCGCACTCAGCGACGCCGCCCCGCTCGCTGCCGCCGCCCTGCGCGAGATGGGACAGCGGCACGGCATCGAAATCGAACTGTGCCGCCAGCCGTCGTGGGCGGCGGTGCGCGACAAGCTGCTGTCGGGCGAGATCGACGCCGCGCACGCGCTCTACGGGCTCGTGTACGGCGTGCAACTCGGCATTGGCGGGCCGCAGGCGGACATGGCCGTGCTGATGGTGCTCAATCGCAACGGGCAGGCGATCACGCTGTCCAATCCGATCGCGGACGCCATCCGTCAGGGCGCGCGCGTGAAGGACGCGCTGGCATCGCTCGGGAGAATGCCCGTCATCGCGCAGACGTTCCCGACCGGCACGCATGCCATGTGGCTGTACTACTGGCTCGCGGCGAACGGCGTGCATCCGTTGCGCGACGTGCGCAGCGTCGTCATTCCGCCGCCGCGCATGGCCGAGGCGCTGGCCGAAGGAACGCTCGACGGCTTCTGCGCGGGCGAGCCGTGGCATGCGGTGGCCGAAGCGCGCGGCGCTGGGCGCACGGTCGTCCATACGAGTGAGATCTGGCCGGACCATCCGGAGAAGGTGCTCGCCTGCCGGCGCGATTTCGTCGCGCTGTATCCGAATACGGCGCGGGCGCTGGTGCGCACGATGCTCGATGCATGCGCCTGGGTCGATACGCGTGAGCATCGCGCGGAGATCGCGCAAGCGCTCGCTTCGTCGGACTTGCTGGGCGTGCCGCGCGAACTGATCGAAGCCCGCCTCGGCATGCATGACGGCACCGCGCCAGTGCGCTTTTTCGATGACGGCGCGGTCAACTACCCGCGCTCATCCGATGGCCTTTGGTTCATCACGCAGTACCGTCGATGGGGCATGCTCACCGCCGAGAGCGACGACGCCGCCGTTGCCGCCGCCGTCAACCAGACGGCCCTGTATCGCGAGGCGGCTGACGCTTCGGGCGTGCCGATCCCTGCGGAACGGCAAGCCGCGACCCTCTGCGACGGCCGCGTGTGGGATGGCAGCGATGCGGTGGCGTATGTAGCCGCGTTCGATGTGAAAGCCCGAGGTGGCGCCCAGCACGCCGTCGATGGCGGATTCGGCCAGAATCGGGAAGCGGAGCCGCGTTAG